The Mauremys mutica isolate MM-2020 ecotype Southern chromosome 1, ASM2049712v1, whole genome shotgun sequence genome has a segment encoding these proteins:
- the LOC123349296 gene encoding claw keratin-like, with amino-acid sequence MTFSSLCYPECGVARPSPVTGSANEPCVRQCPDSEVVIRPSPVVVTIPGPILSNFPQQSEVAAIGAPVVGAGFGGSFGLGGLYGYGGHYGGLYGLGRLGGYGGHYGYGGLLGYGGHCGYPGLYGYRGLLGHGGYCGYPGLYGYGGLCGSGVSCHRYLSGSFGPC; translated from the coding sequence atgactttctccagcctgTGCTATCCAGAATGTGGGGTGGCCCGACCCAGTCCAGTTACTGGCAGCGCCAACGAGCCGTGCGTTAGGCAGTGCCCTGACTCTGAAGTGGTGATCAGACCGTCACCGGTTGTTGTGACCATTCCAGGACCAATTCTCAGCAATTTCCCTCAGCAGAGCGAAGTAGCAGCCATAGGAGCACCTGTGGTCGGAGCCGGTTTTGGAGGCTCATTTGGTTTGGGAGGATTGTACGGCTATGGAGGCCATTACGGAGGATTGTATGGTTTAGGGAGATTAGGTGGTTACGGGGGCCATTACGGTTATGGGGGATTATTGGGCTATGGGGGACACTGCGGTTACCCAGGTCTTTACGGTTACAGGGGATTATTGGGCCATGGGGGATACTGTGGTTACCCAGGCCTTtatggttatgggggattatgtGGTTCCGGGGTATCTTGCCATAGGTACCTCAGTGGAAGCTTTGGGCCATGTTAA
- the LOC123366171 gene encoding claw keratin-like isoform X1 — protein sequence MALQILQEVLPTVYKWSQLRALLNTSPDFISSVNWVYLHPRKMTFSSLCYPECGVARPSPVTGSFNEPCVRQCPDSEVVIRPSPVVVTLPGPILSNFPQQSKVAAVGAPVVGAGFGGSFGLGGLYGYGGHYGGLYGLGRLGGYGGLYGYGGLLGDGGYCGYPGLYGYRGLLGHGGYCGYPGLYGYGGLLGYGGHCGYPGIYGYGGLWGYGGYGRRYLGGYCGPC from the exons ATGGCATTGCAGATCCTCCAGGAAGTCTTACCAACTGTATATAAGTGGTCACAACTCAGAGCTCTTCTAAACACTTCTCCGGATTTCATCTCCTCGGTGAACTGG GTTTACCTCCATCCCAGaaagatgactttctccagcctgTGCTATCCAGAATGTGGGGTGGCCCGACCCAGTCCAGTCACTGGGAGCTTCAACGAGCCGTGCGTTAGGCAGTGCCCTGACTCCGAAGTGGTGATCAGACCCTCACCGGTTGTCGTGACCCTCCCTGGACCAATTCTCAGCAATTTCCCTCAGCAGAGCAAAGTGGCAGCTGTTGGAGCACCTGTGGTCGGAGCTGGTTTTGGAGGCTCATTCGGTTTGGGGGGATTGTATGGCTATGGAGGCCATTATGGAGGATTGTATGGTTTAGGGAGATTAGGTGGATACGGGGGCCTTtatggttatgggggattatTGGGAGATGGAGGATACTGCGGTTACCCGGGTCTTTATGGTTATAGGGGATTATTGGGCCATGGAGGATACTGCGGTTACCCGGGTCTTtatggttatgggggattatTGGGCTATGGGGGACATTGCGGTTACCCAGGCATTTATGGTTACGGGGGATTATGGGGATATGGGGGATATGGCCGTAGGTATCTTGGTGGATATTGTGGGCCATGCTAA
- the LOC123366171 gene encoding claw keratin-like isoform X2 → MALQILQEVLPTVYKWSQLRALLNTSPDFISSVNWVYLHPRKMTFSSLCYPECGVARPSPVTGSFNEPCVRQCPDSEVVIRPSPVVVTLPGPILSNFPQQSKVAAVGAPVVGAGFGGSFGLGGLYGYGGHYGGLYGLGRLGGYGGLYGYGGLLGDGGYCGYPGIYGYGGLWGYGGYGRRYLGGYCGPC, encoded by the exons ATGGCATTGCAGATCCTCCAGGAAGTCTTACCAACTGTATATAAGTGGTCACAACTCAGAGCTCTTCTAAACACTTCTCCGGATTTCATCTCCTCGGTGAACTGG GTTTACCTCCATCCCAGaaagatgactttctccagcctgTGCTATCCAGAATGTGGGGTGGCCCGACCCAGTCCAGTCACTGGGAGCTTCAACGAGCCGTGCGTTAGGCAGTGCCCTGACTCCGAAGTGGTGATCAGACCCTCACCGGTTGTCGTGACCCTCCCTGGACCAATTCTCAGCAATTTCCCTCAGCAGAGCAAAGTGGCAGCTGTTGGAGCACCTGTGGTCGGAGCTGGTTTTGGAGGCTCATTCGGTTTGGGGGGATTGTATGGCTATGGAGGCCATTATGGAGGATTGTATGGTTTAGGGAGATTAGGTGGATACGGGGGCCTTtatggttatgggggattatTGGGAGATGGAGGATACTGCGGTTACCCGG GCATTTATGGTTACGGGGGATTATGGGGATATGGGGGATATGGCCGTAGGTATCTTGGTGGATATTGTGGGCCATGCTAA